From Bacillota bacterium:
CTTGGGTGTTCAACAAAGCTTTCCTCAAAGCGAAGGGGGCAGCCCATGTGAAAGGAAATAGGCGGACGCTTGCAGGGCCCGGTGTCCTTTGGATCTTGTGCCCATTACTCTGTTTGCAGGTCGCAGCAGAACCCATCGTCATTGGTTTTGGCAACCCCTTCACCACCGATAAGCAAGAGCTAATCGAAGCCCTGATCGAGGAGTTTAATCGGGAACACACCGATATTCAAGTGGTGAACCTACCCTTGGGTCCCTCCAACGTTTACGACGACAAACTGCGGATGATGTTTGTGAGTGGACAGCCACCCCATGTGGTGTGGGGTGGGGGCAATAGCCTGGCCGGTTATATCTACCAAGGGGCCATGGTGCCCATCGATCAGTTCCTCGCGGCTGATTTGGACATGGGCAAGGACTATTTCATTCCCGCCCTCATTGCGGAGCTTACCATGCCCGATGGTCCACTGGTGGGCCTTCCCTTTGAGAACTCTAACATCGCCCTCTATTATTACAAAGATGTCTTTGATGAATATGCCCTGCTGTACCCTGATACCTACCGGGAACAGGGCCGGTGGGACTGGGATGCCTTTGCGGAAGTGTGCAAGAAGGTGACCCGGGACCTGAACAATGATGGTATACCGGATCAATATGGCTTTAGGATTACCACCCAGGCCTACACCACCTATATGCCCTTCCTGTGGCAGAATGGGGGCCGGTTCTACAACGACGATTTCACCCGTTCCCTGATGGATAGTGTGGAAGCCATCGAAGCCCTGGAGTTCTTGGCGGATCTGGCCCATGGGTCTTTGGCGGGCAAGGTGGGGGGCAACTTCGGCAGTCGCGAAGTGGTGATGATGTCTAACTTCAGCCTGGAGGTCCCCCGTTATCAGGACCTGGGTACTGTGGGAAGCTCGCCGTTGCCCGAAAGGGTGATGCCGGCCACCAAGTCCACGGCCAAGGCCATTGGGATCAGTAAGACGACACCGGAGGAGATGGAAGCCGCCTGGACCTTCGTCAAGTGGCTGCTGGACGATGAGCGCTTTGTGGAAAAGTGGTTGATCCCGGCCGGGTATTTGCCCGTCACCCCCACCGGTATTCGGCA
This genomic window contains:
- a CDS encoding extracellular solute-binding protein, yielding MKGNRRTLAGPGVLWILCPLLCLQVAAEPIVIGFGNPFTTDKQELIEALIEEFNREHTDIQVVNLPLGPSNVYDDKLRMMFVSGQPPHVVWGGGNSLAGYIYQGAMVPIDQFLAADLDMGKDYFIPALIAELTMPDGPLVGLPFENSNIALYYYKDVFDEYALLYPDTYREQGRWDWDAFAEVCKKVTRDLNNDGIPDQYGFRITTQAYTTYMPFLWQNGGRFYNDDFTRSLMDSVEAIEALEFLADLAHGSLAGKVGGNFGSREVVMMSNFSLEVPRYQDLGTVGSSPLPERVMPATKSTAKAIGISKTTPEEMEAAWTFVKWLLDDERFVEKWLIPAGYLPVTPTGIR